A genome region from Planctomycetota bacterium includes the following:
- a CDS encoding nucleotidyltransferase domain-containing protein, with protein MLENLFGSRLRAKVLGWFLSHPEERFFVRQLESLLREDSTNLSRELARLSVLGILLRQTEGRQRYYRTNRRCPIFPDLQQLVLKTCGVADVLRAALKPLGARIRSAFVFGSVAKGEPRAESDIDLLVVGDVTLRELVSALGAAQHQLGREVNPTVYSPSEFAQKAAEKQPFVRDVLRGPKLLVVGDEHELAGLGGEPLAR; from the coding sequence GTGCTCGAGAACCTCTTCGGCTCCAGGCTGAGGGCCAAAGTACTTGGCTGGTTCCTATCGCACCCCGAGGAGAGGTTCTTCGTGCGCCAGCTCGAGTCCCTCCTCCGCGAGGATTCCACAAACCTCAGCCGCGAACTCGCCCGCTTGAGCGTCTTGGGCATTCTCCTCCGCCAGACCGAAGGCAGGCAGAGGTACTACCGAACCAACCGGCGCTGCCCGATCTTCCCGGATCTTCAGCAACTCGTCCTCAAGACCTGCGGCGTGGCCGATGTGCTCCGGGCCGCGCTGAAGCCACTTGGGGCGCGCATCCGGTCCGCCTTCGTATTCGGTTCCGTGGCGAAGGGCGAACCGCGCGCGGAGAGCGACATTGACCTCTTGGTAGTAGGCGACGTGACGCTGCGCGAACTTGTGTCCGCACTGGGCGCGGCCCAGCACCAGCTCGGGCGCGAGGTGAACCCCACGGTGTACTCCCCATCGGAGTTCGCGCAGAAGGCGGCAGAAAAGCAGCCCTTCGTCCGGGACGTCCTGCGCGGTCCCAAGCTCCTTGTAGTAGGGGACGAGCATGAGCTTGCGGGATTGGGTGGCGAACCGCTGGCTCGTTGA
- a CDS encoding alpha-galactosidase: protein MGLSRHGIAATVSPEEMAELRRWVGGKLAAPDPPFSFRYGGQPSAALLTTWELKRSSRDLDLQRAEHTLIWADPKTGLAVRCVAVEYRDFPTVEWTLYLRNTGQAATPILTEVQAIDTRFERSDQGEFVLHYAVGSPCSANDFQPLERSLPPKAELRVATSGGRPSNSHMPYFNAAWPGGGAIVALGWPGQWAAAFTRDEARGLRVRAGQELTHFKLLPGEEVRTPLVVVQFYRGDRMRAQNVWRRWMLAHNLPRPGGKPMPPILIMCCDDHFPGMRSDEAGQFTFIDAYAGAGVPLDYWWMDAGWYPCDPVGWPKVGTWEPDAKRFARGLRAVSDKVHGLGWKLVTWFEPERVHAGTWLAENRPEWVLGGKGGGLLNLGNPDARKWLTDHMDKLLTEQGIDLYRQDFNMEPLGHWRGNDPPDRQGITEIRHVEGLLAYWDELLRRHPGMPMDTCASGGRRLDLETLRRAVPLLRSDYRSEPHGTQGHTYGLSFWIPYYGTGIGNESPYILRTHYCPCYGIGGDVRDGRMDWAKMKRAMAEWKQVIPCFLGDYYPLTPYSLAGEVWMAWQFDRPEAGEGIVMAFRRVDSPYEIARFRLHGLEPQARYVVTDLDGVAPTEATGSELGDKGLAIAIPQRPGSAIITYRRK, encoded by the coding sequence ATGGGTCTGTCGCGGCACGGCATCGCCGCCACGGTTTCTCCCGAGGAGATGGCGGAGCTCCGGCGCTGGGTCGGTGGGAAACTGGCAGCGCCCGACCCGCCGTTCTCCTTCCGCTATGGCGGGCAGCCTTCTGCCGCGCTGCTCACGACCTGGGAACTGAAGCGAAGCTCCCGCGATCTCGACCTGCAACGCGCCGAGCACACCCTTATCTGGGCCGATCCGAAGACGGGCCTCGCGGTCCGCTGCGTCGCGGTCGAATACCGCGACTTCCCCACGGTCGAGTGGACGCTCTACCTCAGGAACACGGGCCAGGCCGCCACGCCCATCCTCACCGAGGTCCAGGCGATCGACACCCGTTTCGAGCGCAGCGACCAGGGGGAGTTCGTCCTCCACTACGCCGTCGGCAGCCCGTGCTCGGCGAACGACTTCCAGCCGCTGGAGCGGTCGCTCCCGCCCAAGGCCGAGCTGCGCGTAGCCACCTCCGGCGGCAGGCCGTCCAACAGCCACATGCCCTACTTCAACGCTGCATGGCCCGGCGGCGGCGCGATCGTCGCCCTCGGCTGGCCGGGCCAGTGGGCCGCCGCGTTCACCCGCGATGAGGCCCGGGGCCTCCGCGTTCGCGCCGGCCAGGAACTCACCCACTTCAAGCTACTGCCCGGCGAAGAGGTGCGGACCCCGCTCGTAGTGGTCCAGTTCTACCGGGGCGACCGCATGCGCGCGCAGAACGTCTGGCGCCGCTGGATGCTCGCCCACAACCTGCCCAGGCCCGGCGGCAAGCCGATGCCGCCCATCCTCATCATGTGCTGCGACGACCACTTCCCGGGCATGCGCAGCGACGAGGCCGGCCAGTTCACCTTCATTGACGCCTACGCCGGGGCTGGCGTGCCGCTCGACTACTGGTGGATGGACGCCGGCTGGTACCCGTGCGACCCGGTGGGCTGGCCCAAGGTGGGCACGTGGGAGCCCGACGCGAAGCGCTTCGCCCGCGGCCTCAGGGCCGTGAGCGACAAGGTGCACGGCCTGGGCTGGAAGCTCGTCACCTGGTTCGAGCCCGAGCGGGTCCACGCCGGCACCTGGCTGGCCGAGAACCGCCCCGAGTGGGTTCTCGGCGGCAAGGGCGGGGGCCTCCTGAACCTCGGCAACCCCGACGCCCGCAAGTGGCTCACCGACCACATGGACAAGCTCCTGACCGAGCAGGGCATTGACCTCTACCGCCAGGACTTCAACATGGAGCCCCTCGGCCACTGGCGCGGCAACGATCCGCCCGATCGCCAGGGGATCACCGAGATCCGCCACGTCGAGGGGCTGCTCGCCTACTGGGACGAGTTGCTCCGCCGCCACCCCGGCATGCCGATGGACACCTGCGCGAGCGGCGGGCGCCGCCTCGACCTCGAGACGCTGCGCCGCGCCGTGCCGCTCCTCCGCAGCGACTACCGCTCCGAGCCCCACGGCACCCAGGGCCACACCTACGGCCTCTCATTCTGGATTCCCTACTACGGCACGGGGATCGGCAATGAATCGCCCTATATCCTCCGCACCCACTACTGCCCCTGCTACGGCATCGGCGGCGACGTGCGGGACGGCAGGATGGACTGGGCGAAGATGAAGCGCGCCATGGCCGAATGGAAGCAAGTCATCCCCTGCTTCCTCGGCGACTACTATCCCCTCACCCCCTACAGTCTGGCGGGCGAGGTGTGGATGGCCTGGCAGTTCGACCGGCCCGAGGCGGGGGAGGGGATAGTCATGGCCTTCCGCCGCGTGGACAGCCCCTACGAGATCGCCCGTTTCCGGCTCCACGGCCTGGAGCCGCAGGCGCGTTATGTCGTCACCGACCTGGATGGCGTCGCGCCCACCGAGGCCACGGGCAGCGAGTTGGGCGACAAGGGGCTGGCGATCGCGATCCCGCAGCGGCCCGGCTCTGCCATCATCACCTACCGGCGCAAGTGA